One window of Bacillus sp. THAF10 genomic DNA carries:
- a CDS encoding glycosyltransferase, giving the protein MMNQQTKILILTASYGNGHIQVARSLYDECIRRGFTCTKICNLYSESHPFITEITEKLYSKSFSYGKHFYKLFYYGTDKASRKKLLRWYYSYGYKRLSLLIEQEKPDIIINTFPINAVPEFRKKTGTFIPTFTILTDYCLHRLWLHEDIDKYFVATEELRQSLLTNGVCSSKIHVTGIPIRPIFYEEKNRDELFRKYRFSSTEKLILLSAGANGVMKNVKEVSKSILESTTYQMAVVCGTNQSLYEELSSLQKMYPDRFKAFCYVERMDELHAISSVLVSKPGGITLTEATAIGKPLILFRPVPGQEKENARYFENKGAALIVQNQEQLTETIHSLLENKAWQDSISLALTRLNKPHSQKSILDDILIESSKVSSFSPMRVKKEQLGN; this is encoded by the coding sequence ATGATGAATCAGCAAACAAAGATTCTAATTCTGACTGCATCTTACGGTAATGGACACATACAAGTAGCCCGTTCACTTTATGACGAATGCATAAGGAGGGGTTTTACGTGTACAAAAATATGTAACTTGTATTCAGAATCACACCCTTTTATTACAGAAATTACAGAAAAGCTTTATTCTAAAAGCTTTTCATACGGTAAACACTTTTATAAGCTTTTCTATTACGGAACAGATAAAGCATCACGTAAAAAGCTTTTACGATGGTACTATTCCTATGGCTACAAGCGTTTATCTTTATTAATAGAGCAAGAAAAACCAGATATTATCATTAACACCTTTCCCATTAATGCTGTTCCTGAGTTTAGGAAGAAAACAGGAACGTTTATCCCAACCTTTACTATTCTCACTGATTACTGCCTGCATAGACTGTGGCTTCATGAGGACATCGACAAATACTTTGTGGCTACAGAAGAATTACGCCAATCTCTATTAACTAATGGGGTTTGTTCCTCCAAAATTCATGTAACCGGCATTCCAATCAGACCAATATTTTATGAAGAAAAAAACAGGGATGAACTATTTAGGAAGTATCGTTTTTCTTCAACAGAAAAATTAATTCTTTTATCTGCCGGTGCAAATGGTGTCATGAAAAATGTAAAGGAGGTAAGTAAATCTATATTAGAGAGCACTACCTATCAAATGGCGGTAGTATGTGGAACAAATCAATCACTATATGAAGAGCTTTCTTCATTGCAAAAAATGTATCCCGATAGATTTAAGGCATTTTGCTATGTGGAAAGAATGGATGAACTACATGCAATTTCAAGTGTTCTAGTGAGTAAACCTGGGGGCATCACATTGACTGAAGCCACTGCCATTGGTAAACCTTTAATCTTATTCCGTCCAGTACCAGGTCAAGAAAAAGAAAATGCTCGTTATTTTGAAAACAAAGGAGCTGCATTAATTGTGCAAAATCAGGAACAACTTACCGAAACCATTCATTCTCTTTTAGAAAATAAAGCATGGCAAGATTCCATTTCCCTGGCATTAACAAGACTAAATAAACCTCATTCACAAAAAAGTATTCTTGATGATATTCTTATCGAAAGTAGTAAAGTATCCAGTTTTTCACCAATGAGAGTTAAAAAAGAACAGCTTGGAAACTAA